The Streptomyces sp. CC0208 genome window below encodes:
- a CDS encoding glycosyltransferase family 2 protein, producing the protein MPQQDIRPRIPDVVPAELTPPGPEPVRRSLVSYVLPVYNEEDGIKAFHTELTTALDERPESDYELVYVNDGSGDGSLAILKDLAKNDERVRVVDFARNFGHQIAITAGLDVARGDAVIVMDTDLQDPPRVSLELVDAWREGAEIVHARRRSRQDTAFKRATAHLYYRVLRSSTDVDIPLDTGDFRLLDRRVADELRKYRERSRFVRGIVASMGYRQTEVAFDRDERFAGETKYPLRKMARLAIDGMTSFSTAPLKMITRLGFVVLVLSLLGILYALAMKFFRPDITVSGWTMMMCVVLFLGGTQMLSLGVIGAYIGRIYSEAQGRPLYLVRDVIGGDGDR; encoded by the coding sequence ATGCCCCAGCAGGACATTCGACCGCGAATACCCGATGTCGTCCCGGCAGAGCTGACGCCGCCGGGACCGGAGCCCGTGCGCCGCTCCCTCGTCTCGTACGTCCTCCCGGTCTACAACGAGGAAGACGGCATCAAGGCGTTCCACACCGAGCTGACCACGGCGCTCGATGAACGTCCTGAGTCGGACTACGAGTTGGTGTACGTCAACGACGGCTCCGGCGACGGTTCCCTGGCGATCCTGAAGGATCTCGCCAAGAACGACGAGCGGGTCCGGGTCGTCGACTTCGCCCGCAACTTCGGGCACCAGATCGCCATCACCGCCGGTCTCGACGTGGCTCGGGGCGACGCGGTGATCGTGATGGACACCGATCTGCAGGATCCGCCGCGGGTCAGCCTGGAGCTGGTGGACGCCTGGCGGGAGGGTGCCGAGATCGTGCACGCCCGTCGGCGCTCCCGCCAGGACACCGCGTTCAAGCGGGCCACCGCCCACCTCTACTACCGGGTCCTGCGCTCCTCCACCGACGTGGACATCCCGCTGGACACCGGGGACTTCCGGCTCCTTGACCGGCGGGTCGCGGACGAGCTGCGCAAGTACCGTGAGCGCAGCCGCTTCGTCCGCGGGATCGTCGCCTCGATGGGCTACCGGCAGACCGAGGTGGCCTTCGACCGCGACGAACGCTTCGCGGGCGAGACGAAGTACCCGCTGCGCAAGATGGCCCGCCTCGCGATCGACGGCATGACCAGCTTCTCCACCGCCCCGCTGAAGATGATCACCCGGCTGGGCTTCGTGGTCCTCGTGCTGTCGCTGCTCGGCATTCTCTACGCGCTCGCGATGAAGTTCTTCCGCCCCGACATCACCGTCTCCGGCTGGACGATGATGATGTGCGTCGTGCTGTTCCTGGGGGGCACGCAGATGCTGTCGCTGGGTGTCATCGGCGCGTACATCGGGCGCATCTACAGCGAGGCGCAGGGCAGGCCGCTGTATCTGGTGCGTGACGTGATCGGCGGCGACGGTGACCGCTGA
- a CDS encoding NAD(P)/FAD-dependent oxidoreductase: protein MNLGIIGAGATGLTAAWDAVRVGHQVTVLEAADELGGLAASLEVGGVPLERYYHHIFRSDKAMIALIEELGLGDALRFHKPTTGIYRGGQLIDFTTPFDMLRHPEFGPVDAVRFAGSSALLKAVRKGDRYNDLTALAWLRRWAGKKVTAAIWEPLLRGKFGDRAEQVSMAWLWARIHCRTFELGYVDGGFERVYAALKDGIEERGGKVEFGKAVESIRQDGADDAVVTCADGSSYGFDRLIVTTPQPAFAKAAGLPDDSAVWKNQYLGATCFVLELDRSAIPYYWLNINEPDFPFLAVVEHTKMIDPSVYGGRHILYVGNYVEREDWRFTTDPGELLDTFVPYLRRINPAFERSWIQTWHFSKAGFAQPVVTPEYRALIPAHETPMSRVTLATMAQIYPQDRGQSYSVAMAREVTAALGLNA from the coding sequence ATGAACCTCGGCATCATCGGCGCGGGTGCCACCGGCCTCACCGCCGCCTGGGACGCCGTACGCGTCGGACACCAGGTCACCGTTCTGGAGGCGGCCGACGAACTCGGCGGTCTGGCCGCGTCGTTGGAGGTCGGCGGGGTTCCGCTGGAGCGCTACTACCACCACATCTTCCGCAGCGACAAGGCGATGATCGCGCTCATCGAGGAGCTGGGGCTCGGTGACGCCCTGCGCTTCCACAAGCCGACCACCGGCATCTACCGGGGCGGGCAGCTGATCGACTTCACCACGCCCTTCGACATGCTGCGCCACCCGGAGTTCGGGCCGGTCGACGCCGTGCGCTTCGCCGGTTCGTCGGCGCTGCTGAAGGCGGTCCGCAAGGGCGACCGCTACAACGACCTCACCGCGCTGGCCTGGCTGCGCAGGTGGGCCGGGAAGAAGGTCACCGCCGCGATCTGGGAGCCGCTGCTGCGCGGCAAGTTCGGCGACCGTGCCGAGCAGGTGTCGATGGCCTGGCTGTGGGCGCGGATCCACTGCCGGACCTTCGAACTCGGCTATGTGGACGGCGGGTTCGAGCGGGTCTACGCGGCGCTCAAGGACGGGATCGAGGAGCGCGGCGGGAAGGTGGAGTTCGGCAAGGCGGTGGAGTCGATCCGGCAGGACGGGGCCGACGATGCCGTCGTGACCTGCGCGGACGGATCCTCGTACGGATTCGACCGGCTGATCGTGACGACCCCGCAGCCTGCCTTCGCGAAGGCGGCCGGGCTGCCCGACGACAGCGCGGTGTGGAAGAACCAGTACCTGGGCGCCACCTGCTTCGTCCTGGAGCTGGACCGCAGCGCGATCCCGTACTACTGGCTCAACATCAACGAGCCGGACTTCCCGTTCCTCGCGGTGGTCGAGCACACGAAGATGATCGATCCGTCCGTGTACGGCGGCCGGCACATCCTCTACGTCGGCAACTACGTGGAGCGCGAGGACTGGCGGTTCACCACGGACCCGGGCGAGCTGCTCGACACGTTCGTGCCGTATCTGCGGCGGATCAACCCGGCCTTCGAGAGGTCCTGGATCCAGACCTGGCACTTCTCGAAGGCCGGGTTCGCGCAGCCGGTCGTGACGCCCGAGTACCGGGCGCTGATCCCGGCCCATGAGACGCCCATGAGCCGGGTCACGCTGGCCACGATGGCGCAGATCTACCCGCAGGACCGGGGGCAGAGCTACTCGGTGGCGATGGCCCGCGAGGTCACCGCCGCGCTCGGGCTCAACGCCTGA
- a CDS encoding GtrA family protein — MTADTTSTATGTAPARRRLSRQLLSYTLIGGSGVVLDLVVFLLLHNAAGMDEQFANAISTTLGIANNFVLNARFTFERRDRLVVRFLRFYAVGLTGIALTNLLFLAFTDGLGIDADMIKAASLPLVLALQFVLNRKWSFA, encoded by the coding sequence GTGACCGCTGACACCACGTCGACCGCGACCGGCACCGCTCCGGCCCGGCGACGGCTGTCCCGGCAGCTGCTCAGCTACACCCTGATCGGCGGCAGCGGGGTCGTCCTCGACCTCGTCGTCTTCCTGCTGCTGCACAACGCGGCCGGGATGGACGAGCAGTTCGCCAACGCGATCAGCACCACGCTCGGCATCGCCAACAACTTCGTGCTGAACGCGCGGTTCACCTTCGAGCGCCGCGACCGCCTCGTCGTGCGCTTCCTGCGGTTCTACGCCGTTGGCCTGACCGGCATCGCCCTGACGAACCTGCTCTTCCTGGCCTTCACCGACGGCCTGGGGATCGACGCCGACATGATCAAGGCGGCCTCGCTGCCGCTGGTCCTGGCGCTCCAGTTCGTGCTCAACAGAAAGTGGAGCTTCGCATGA
- a CDS encoding glycosyltransferase family 2 protein, producing the protein MPKLSVIVPFYNVQQYAPDTLRSLRMNARRDFEFVLVNDKSKDETPAILDRAAEELSDVAQVQVLHHETNGGLATARNTGLDAARGEYLTFLDGDDWLAPGYLSELVAAIEGLGCDFVRTDHVQTVARARTVHRVPIGRRNEVLNPRDAILPADRSTSVDYAYAWAGAYHRRLLDKGLLHFTDGLRTAEDRPWIWKLHREAESFAVVSLLGVFYRRGVASSLTQIGDARQLDFIRAFDQVIEETAADRDADRLLPKAVRTYCAIMAHHLSDESKWEPSVARQLRAMSAAAIRRMPQDMLGDVLDTMDLQRSAKLRRLRRRVTTAKAAA; encoded by the coding sequence GTGCCTAAGCTCTCCGTCATCGTGCCGTTCTACAACGTGCAGCAATACGCCCCGGACACCCTCCGAAGTCTTCGCATGAATGCGCGGCGAGATTTCGAGTTCGTGCTGGTGAACGACAAATCCAAGGACGAAACTCCGGCGATTCTCGACCGTGCGGCCGAGGAGCTCTCGGACGTCGCCCAGGTGCAGGTCCTCCACCACGAGACGAACGGAGGGCTCGCCACCGCGCGCAACACCGGCCTGGACGCGGCGCGCGGCGAGTATCTGACCTTCCTGGACGGCGACGACTGGCTCGCGCCGGGCTACCTCTCGGAACTGGTCGCAGCCATCGAGGGGTTGGGCTGCGACTTCGTCCGCACCGACCATGTGCAGACCGTGGCGCGCGCCCGCACCGTGCACCGGGTCCCGATCGGGCGCCGGAACGAGGTGCTGAACCCCCGGGACGCGATCCTGCCCGCCGACCGCTCGACCTCCGTCGACTACGCGTACGCGTGGGCCGGTGCCTACCACCGCCGCCTGCTCGACAAGGGTCTGCTGCACTTCACCGACGGGCTGCGCACGGCCGAGGACCGGCCGTGGATCTGGAAGCTGCACCGCGAGGCCGAGTCGTTCGCCGTGGTGAGCCTGCTGGGCGTGTTCTACCGGCGCGGGGTGGCCTCCTCGCTCACCCAGATCGGCGATGCCCGCCAGCTCGACTTCATCCGCGCCTTCGACCAGGTCATCGAGGAGACGGCGGCGGACCGGGACGCCGACCGGCTGCTGCCCAAGGCGGTGCGCACCTACTGCGCGATCATGGCCCACCATCTCTCCGACGAGTCCAAGTGGGAGCCCTCCGTGGCCAGGCAGCTGCGGGCGATGAGCGCGGCTGCCATACGGCGGATGCCGCAGGACATGCTCGGTGACGTGCTCGACACCATGGACCTGCAGCGTTCCGCCAAGCTGCGGCGGCTGCGTCGGCGGGTCACGACTGCGAAGGCGGCCGCGTGA
- a CDS encoding DUF6716 putative glycosyltransferase, protein MPPSTPKSLRIAVLADSDTRWKWGALTADRIAPGSSMEAGPRGEAQVGLALDGYLLRGRATPTARQLEEVGVRADSLREVTAVEFLRAMAETSYDIVVLALVGGGVQAMLHGLARVWDGLEQQPGPRKRPVVVTGYVGVVYEKLADGLLLRHGADLVLANSRQDAERFRAVYEGVGADASSVTEVALPFLGGAAYEGEHDPYTVVFAVQPSVPDNRRDRVYLLDRLIRHARLHPEREVLLKLRSRPGEHTTHIEELPYQKLIQRLDPPANFRLVYGHMGEVLDRTDLLVTISSTAALESLHRRIPTAVLTDLGIREVLGNHHFVGSGCLASWDQLDAGHRPVPDEEWVARQGVVADGTYAHAFDAARERITKLLASPELPPLTPYYTPVTAPGYLPGILARHHLGPDGTPLPGAPAHDKEPGPVRQIVRRAARGAYRHGVQRVAPVIRRMGEL, encoded by the coding sequence GTGCCGCCAAGTACACCGAAGTCCCTTCGAATCGCCGTCCTCGCGGACTCCGACACCCGCTGGAAATGGGGTGCGCTGACCGCCGACCGCATAGCCCCGGGTTCGTCCATGGAAGCCGGACCCCGAGGCGAGGCGCAAGTCGGCCTCGCGCTGGACGGATACCTGCTGCGCGGGCGGGCCACGCCCACCGCCCGCCAGCTCGAAGAGGTCGGCGTGCGCGCGGACTCCCTGCGGGAGGTCACCGCCGTCGAGTTCCTGCGCGCCATGGCCGAGACGTCGTACGACATCGTCGTGCTGGCCCTCGTCGGCGGCGGCGTCCAGGCCATGCTGCACGGCCTGGCGCGGGTCTGGGACGGCCTGGAGCAGCAGCCCGGCCCCAGGAAGCGTCCCGTCGTCGTCACCGGCTATGTCGGCGTCGTCTACGAGAAGCTCGCCGACGGCCTGCTCCTGCGGCACGGAGCCGACCTGGTCCTCGCCAACTCCCGCCAGGACGCCGAGCGTTTCCGCGCGGTGTACGAGGGCGTCGGCGCGGACGCCTCCTCCGTCACGGAGGTGGCGCTGCCGTTCCTCGGCGGGGCGGCCTACGAAGGGGAACACGACCCGTACACCGTGGTGTTCGCGGTCCAGCCCTCGGTGCCGGACAACCGCAGGGACCGCGTGTACCTGCTGGACCGCCTCATCCGGCACGCCCGGCTGCACCCCGAGCGCGAGGTGCTGCTCAAGCTGCGCTCCAGGCCCGGCGAACACACCACGCACATCGAGGAGTTGCCGTACCAGAAGCTGATCCAGCGGCTCGATCCGCCGGCCAACTTCCGGCTGGTCTACGGCCACATGGGTGAGGTCCTCGACCGGACCGACCTGCTGGTCACCATCAGCTCCACGGCCGCACTGGAGTCACTGCACCGGCGGATCCCCACGGCGGTCCTCACCGACCTGGGCATCCGCGAGGTCCTCGGCAACCACCACTTCGTGGGCTCCGGCTGCCTCGCCTCCTGGGACCAGCTCGACGCGGGCCACCGGCCGGTGCCCGACGAGGAGTGGGTGGCCCGGCAGGGCGTCGTGGCGGACGGCACCTACGCGCACGCCTTCGACGCGGCCCGCGAGCGCATCACCAAGCTGCTGGCCTCACCCGAGCTGCCCCCGCTCACCCCGTACTACACACCCGTCACCGCCCCCGGCTACCTGCCCGGCATCCTCGCCCGCCACCACCTCGGCCCCGACGGCACCCCGCTGCCCGGCGCCCCCGCCCACGACAAGGAGCCGGGCCCGGTGCGGCAGATCGTGCGCCGCGCGGCCCGGGGCGCCTACCGGCACGGGGTGCAGCGCGTGGCTCCGGTGATCCGGCGGATGGGGGAGCTGTGA
- a CDS encoding alpha-2,8-polysialyltransferase family protein: MSPTGSRTTQIFCASTLYGAVTLAAAIDSDLFEEPERRVLLVFNNTATPETSTPLDEMPGFAPLRDHFDEVLSWNEAIRPFHPGSWTPRPDDIPLFERYLRLLWGLGDDRVELVLESIQVTPALTVAQIFTGAPVDVYADGLMSYGPTRNKLDPLVGTRVRRLLHLDLVAGLTPMLLTEFGVPPVVVPTSAFLKAMGELTAAVEELPPLPDNAALLLGQYLSALDILSPAEEEDLHVRMLKGAVAQGHRSVVFKPHPSAPARYSRALEAEAEKLGVDLTVLDTPVLAEVLFAKARPALVVGCFSTALFTACALYDLPAARVGTELLLERLTPYQNSNRVPVVLADAVLPDLEGREGQEAVPADLLNALITALGFTLQPQIHPSLRPAAERFLSQHFGPRTRRYFRKKRLTSLGLPGGIPQRLTFLPRNSTARRVVRRARALKKAVKR; encoded by the coding sequence ATGTCACCGACCGGTTCCCGTACGACCCAGATCTTCTGCGCCTCCACGCTGTACGGCGCGGTCACCCTGGCCGCCGCGATCGACTCCGACCTCTTCGAGGAGCCCGAGCGCCGGGTGCTGCTGGTGTTCAACAACACGGCGACACCGGAGACCTCGACGCCGCTGGACGAGATGCCGGGCTTCGCGCCGCTGCGCGACCACTTCGACGAGGTGCTGTCCTGGAACGAGGCGATCCGGCCCTTCCACCCGGGCTCCTGGACGCCCCGCCCCGACGACATCCCCCTCTTCGAGCGCTACCTGCGGCTGCTGTGGGGCCTCGGCGACGACCGGGTCGAACTGGTCCTGGAGTCCATCCAGGTCACCCCCGCCCTCACCGTCGCCCAGATCTTCACCGGCGCCCCCGTCGACGTCTACGCCGACGGCCTGATGAGCTACGGCCCCACCCGCAACAAGCTCGACCCGCTGGTCGGCACGCGGGTGCGCCGGCTGCTCCACCTGGACCTGGTCGCGGGCCTGACGCCGATGCTGCTGACCGAGTTCGGCGTACCGCCGGTCGTGGTGCCGACGTCCGCGTTCCTGAAGGCGATGGGCGAACTGACCGCCGCCGTGGAGGAGTTGCCGCCCCTGCCGGACAACGCGGCGCTCCTGCTCGGCCAGTACCTGTCCGCGCTGGACATCCTCTCCCCCGCGGAGGAGGAGGACCTGCACGTACGGATGCTGAAGGGTGCGGTCGCCCAGGGGCACCGCTCAGTCGTGTTCAAGCCGCACCCCAGCGCACCGGCCCGCTACAGCCGGGCGCTGGAGGCCGAGGCGGAGAAACTCGGCGTCGACCTCACCGTCCTCGACACCCCGGTGCTCGCCGAGGTGCTGTTCGCCAAGGCCCGGCCCGCGCTGGTCGTCGGCTGCTTCTCCACCGCGCTGTTCACGGCCTGTGCCCTCTACGACCTGCCGGCCGCCCGCGTCGGCACCGAGCTGCTCCTGGAGCGGCTGACGCCGTACCAGAACAGCAACCGGGTCCCGGTGGTGCTGGCCGACGCGGTGCTGCCGGACCTGGAGGGCCGAGAGGGGCAGGAGGCCGTTCCCGCGGACCTGCTCAACGCTCTGATCACCGCGCTCGGTTTCACCTTGCAGCCACAGATCCATCCGTCGCTGCGTCCGGCCGCGGAACGCTTTCTCTCCCAGCACTTCGGCCCGCGCACCCGCCGCTATTTCCGGAAGAAGCGCCTGACGTCGTTGGGGCTGCCGGGCGGAATCCCGCAGCGGCTGACGTTCCTGCCGCGCAACTCCACCGCTCGCCGTGTGGTGCGGCGGGCGCGGGCGCTGAAGAAGGCTGTGAAACGCTAG
- a CDS encoding N-acylneuraminate cytidylyltransferase codes for MSHPQAGQGVSVRRVLAVIPARGGSKGVPAKNLAPVGGVPLVARAVRECRASRLVTDVVVSTDDQAIAAAARSAGAEVVLRPAAIAGDTATSEAAVLHAMDAHEALHGASIDVVLLVQCTSPFIIREDVDGVVGAIVDNGADSAMTVAPFHGFVWRDADDEARAGTVEEADAAVGGGYGVNHDKSFRPRRQDRPQDFLETGAVYGMDAPGFRKHQHRFFGRTELVRTDPARVLEIDDHHELARARALAPLFDADRPGSLPSFEDVDAVVLDFDGTQTDDRVLIDADGKEFVSVHRGDGLGIAALRDSGLKMLILSTEQNPVVAARARKLKIPVLHGIDRKDLALKQWCEEQGIAPERVLYVGNDVNDLPCFALVGWPVAVASAHDVVRGAARAVTTVPGGDGAIREIASWILGPSLDSLDK; via the coding sequence ATGTCCCACCCGCAAGCGGGCCAAGGCGTTTCCGTGCGCCGCGTGCTCGCGGTGATTCCCGCGCGCGGCGGCTCCAAGGGCGTGCCCGCGAAGAACCTCGCCCCGGTCGGCGGGGTCCCCCTCGTGGCGCGAGCCGTGCGCGAATGCCGGGCCTCCCGCCTGGTGACCGACGTGGTGGTCTCCACCGACGACCAGGCCATCGCCGCGGCCGCCCGCTCGGCCGGCGCCGAGGTCGTGCTGCGGCCGGCCGCCATCGCCGGCGACACCGCCACCTCCGAGGCCGCCGTCCTGCACGCCATGGACGCCCACGAGGCGCTGCACGGCGCCAGCATCGACGTGGTGCTCCTCGTGCAGTGCACCAGCCCCTTCATCATCCGCGAGGACGTGGACGGGGTGGTCGGCGCCATCGTCGACAACGGCGCCGACTCCGCGATGACCGTGGCCCCCTTCCACGGCTTCGTGTGGCGCGACGCGGACGACGAGGCCCGCGCGGGCACCGTCGAGGAGGCCGACGCGGCCGTCGGCGGCGGCTACGGCGTCAACCACGACAAGTCCTTCCGCCCGCGCCGCCAGGACCGCCCCCAGGACTTCCTGGAGACCGGCGCCGTCTACGGCATGGACGCGCCCGGCTTCCGCAAGCACCAGCACCGCTTCTTCGGCCGCACCGAACTGGTCCGCACGGACCCCGCGCGCGTGCTGGAGATCGACGACCACCACGAGCTGGCCCGCGCCCGCGCGCTGGCCCCCCTCTTCGACGCGGACCGCCCCGGTTCGCTGCCTTCCTTCGAGGACGTGGACGCGGTCGTCCTGGACTTCGACGGCACCCAGACCGACGACCGGGTGCTGATCGACGCCGATGGAAAGGAGTTCGTCTCCGTGCACCGCGGCGACGGACTCGGCATCGCCGCGCTGCGCGACAGCGGCCTGAAGATGCTGATCCTCTCCACGGAGCAGAACCCGGTCGTCGCCGCCCGCGCACGGAAGCTGAAGATCCCCGTGCTGCACGGCATCGACCGGAAGGACCTCGCGCTGAAGCAGTGGTGCGAGGAGCAGGGCATCGCGCCCGAGCGCGTGCTCTACGTCGGCAACGACGTCAACGACCTCCCGTGCTTCGCCCTCGTGGGCTGGCCCGTGGCGGTCGCGAGCGCCCACGACGTGGTACGCGGCGCCGCCCGTGCGGTCACCACCGTCCCCGGTGGCGACGGCGCGATCCGAGAGATCGCCAGCTGGATCCTCGGCCCCTCTCTCGACTCCCTCGACAAGTAA
- a CDS encoding N-acetylneuraminate synthase family protein, translating into MTVNSRLRTFGTERIAGPGQPVYICGEIGINHNGELENAFKLIDVAAEAGCDAVKFQKRTPEICTPRDQWDIERDTPWGRMTYIDYRHRVEFGEDEYRQIDEYCKEKGIAWFASPWDTEAVAFLEKFDVPAHKVASASLTDDELLKALRATGRTIILSSGMSTPKQIRHAVEVLGSENILLCHATSTYPAKAEELNLRVINTLQEEYPNVPIGYSGHETGLQTTLAAVALGATFVERHITLDRAMWGSDQAASVEPQGLVRLVRDIRTIEASLGDGVKKVYDSELGPMKKLRRVTGVVAEAEIAAAAGEPISV; encoded by the coding sequence ATGACTGTTAACTCCCGCCTGCGCACCTTCGGCACCGAGCGCATCGCAGGACCCGGCCAGCCCGTCTACATCTGCGGCGAGATCGGCATCAACCACAACGGCGAGCTGGAGAACGCCTTCAAGCTCATCGACGTGGCCGCCGAAGCCGGCTGTGACGCCGTGAAGTTCCAGAAGCGCACCCCCGAGATCTGCACCCCGCGCGACCAGTGGGACATCGAGCGCGACACCCCCTGGGGCCGGATGACCTACATCGACTACCGCCACCGTGTGGAGTTCGGCGAGGACGAGTACCGCCAGATCGACGAGTACTGCAAGGAGAAGGGGATCGCCTGGTTCGCCTCCCCGTGGGACACCGAGGCCGTCGCCTTCCTGGAGAAGTTCGACGTGCCGGCCCACAAGGTGGCCTCCGCCTCCCTGACCGACGACGAGCTCCTGAAGGCGCTGCGCGCCACCGGCCGCACGATCATCCTGTCCTCCGGCATGTCCACCCCGAAGCAGATCCGCCACGCGGTCGAGGTCCTCGGCTCGGAGAACATCCTTCTCTGCCACGCCACTTCGACGTACCCGGCGAAGGCCGAGGAGCTCAACCTCCGGGTCATCAACACGCTCCAGGAGGAGTACCCGAACGTCCCGATCGGCTACTCCGGCCACGAGACGGGCCTGCAGACCACGCTCGCCGCGGTCGCCCTGGGCGCCACCTTCGTCGAGCGCCACATCACCCTGGACCGGGCGATGTGGGGCTCCGACCAGGCCGCGTCGGTCGAGCCGCAGGGCCTGGTCCGCCTGGTCCGCGACATCCGCACCATCGAGGCCTCCCTCGGCGACGGCGTCAAGAAGGTCTACGACTCCGAGCTCGGCCCGATGAAGAAGCTGCGCCGCGTCACCGGCGTGGTCGCCGAGGCGGAGATCGCGGCCGCCGCGGGCGAGCCGATCTCGGTCTGA